A genomic stretch from Erigeron canadensis isolate Cc75 chromosome 9, C_canadensis_v1, whole genome shotgun sequence includes:
- the LOC122583768 gene encoding receptor-like protein kinase HERK 1 encodes MHKISTTTTVAIKLISSTTNDLGEKGFIAEVQMLSKCKHPNIVSLIGFCDEGPQKILIYEYVPNGSLDGYLERSYRMTSLTWGRRIQICLDIACGLDYLHSGLNGNEIIIHRDIKSANILLDDNFRAKIADFGLSRLNIINSKNSTINTVNLAGTEFNDKSYNTVNEKGLPSLARRLFREGKSKEIVDPSIKDTDGSVFSQSRVADQHSLDTFLDIANQCLAETQDERPTIKEVIEELEKALNFQKNNPGNLQVLLEDINVATQSFSDYNCIGEGKYWKLYKGEVLQAMSNAKGCTAVVAKRWNKSGQGNQLFSRELEFVFKNKHENVTNLVGYCTEMEENIIVYEHSSKGSLDMHLKDISLTWMERLKICIDVARGLEFLHSCGGPEETVMMHGDIKSGSILIDGDRKAKVSNLELILLEQSNLEWSPLTVTFRQNTESDDISRLGELLLEVLSGRLTSEDPSKLLVPLPMKWNVTAHELDEVVFEGIKDQIDPFSLIAFTRAVGLCFQKIKSIGSLVKQIEEALEYQAHFISHIAEISLKKNIVV; translated from the exons ATGCACAAGATATCCACCACTACTACTGTCGCCATAAAGCTCATCTCTAGTACAACAAACGACTTAGGAGAAAAAGGGTTCATTGCAGAAGTTCAAATGCTTAGCAAATGTAAGCATCCAAACATAGTATCTCTTATTGGCTTTTGTGATGAAGGACCTCAAAAGATCCTTATCTACGAGTATGTTCCTAACGGAAGCCTTGATGGTTATTTGGAGCGCTCTTATAGAATGACTAGTCTTACTTGGGGTCGTCGTATACAAATATGTCTTGATATCGCATGTGGATTGGACTATTTGCATTCTGGTTTGAATGGCAATGAAATAATTATACACCGTGATATAAAGAGCGCTAACATTTTACTAGACGATAACTTTAGGGCGAAGATTGCTGACTTTGGGCTTTCTAGATTAAACattataaattcaaaaaatagCACCATCAATACTGTTAACCTTGCAGGCACAGAATT CAATGATAAAAGTTACAACACCGTTAATGAGAAGGGACTTCCATCTTTAGCACGCCGACTCTTCAGGGAAGGAAAATCAAAGGAAATTGTCGATCCTAGTATAAAGGACACAGATGGAAGTGTTTTTTCACAAAGCAGAGTTGCTGATCAACATTCTTTGGACACATTTCTAGATATCGCTAATCAATGTTTGGCAGAAACTCAAGATGAGCGTCCAACAATTAAAGAGGTCATCGAAGAACTTGAAAAGGCGTTAAACTTTCAA AAAAACAACCCGGGCAACCTCCAAGTTTTGCTTGAAGACATAAATGTGGCCACACAAAgcttcagtgattacaattgcATTGGAGAAGGAAAATACTGGAAGCTTTATAAAGGAGAAGTTCTCCAAGCTATGTCTAATGCTAAAGGATGTACGGCCGTCGTTGCAAAGCGATGGAACAAGTCTGGTCAAGGAAATCAGCTCTTTTCTAGAGAGCTTGAATTTGTTTTCAAGAATAAACATGAGAATGTCACCAACCTGGTCGGTTATTGTACTGAAATGGAAGaaaatattattgtttatgAGCATTCATCAAAAGGAAGTCTTGATATGCATTTGAAAGACATTAGTCTTACGTGGATGGAACGCCTCAAGATTTGCATCGATGTTGCAAGAGGATTGGAATTTCTTCACAGTTGTGGTGGACCAGAAGAGACGGTGATGATGCACGGAGACATCAAAAGTGGTAGCATTCTAATAGATGGTGACCGCAAGGCTAAAGTTTCTAATTTGGAGCTCATTTTATTAGAACAATCCAATTTGGAGTGGTCCCCGCTAACCGTTACATTTAGACAAAATACGGAATCTGATGATATATCAAGACTAGGTGAACTCTTACTTGAGGTGTTGTCCGGGAGATTGACATCGGAAGATCCATCTAAGCTTTTAGTTCCTTTGCCTATGAAGTGGAATGTGACGGCACACGAACTTGATGAGGTGGTGTTTGAGGGTATAAAGGACCAAATCGATCCTTTTTCATTGATTGCATTCACTCGTGCTGTCGGTTTGTGCTTTCAGAAAATTAAGTCAATAGGTAGCTTGGTAAAACAAATCGAGGAGGCACTGGAATATCAA GCACATTTCATAAGTCATATAGCTGAGATttcattaaagaaaaatattgtAGTGTGA
- the LOC122583770 gene encoding zinc finger MYM-type protein 5-like: MVPRKQPSGAQNRKRKRQQEELTQSLQGSLNRFLVRHESNNNNEHNIDENNRDENNVDENNVDENNVDENNDQGNNIDDNENEDARTFEDNENQNPTKESNRNLENDCDVGVNYNIFDVRVWDSLNSKMKDLIAIKWPVRETNLSYPVDKVGRRFSCLHYVRNLRNGDTSDRKWLAYSKEVDKVFCFCCKLFKTATTRSQLGSEGINDWKHLSDTLKKHENSSEHMINLRTWSELRLRLSTNQTIDKKLQEVIKRDTEIWKEVLVRILALVECLATYNLPFRGTNEKLHEKSNGNFLGILQMIAKFDPVMKEHFRRIENKEIQYHYLSHKIQNELIEMNTGLDRAIIEAKKIVEVIDIEPEFIVKRVSYRKIQFDEIPNTEREQQSAKENLRTDYFLVLVDMALSQITTRFE, encoded by the exons atggtTCCTCGTAAACAACCATCTGGTGCCCAaaataggaaaagaaaaagacaacaAGAAGAACTTACTCAATCTTTACAAGGATCTTTAAATAGGTTTTTGGTCAGGCATGaaagtaataataacaatgaacATAATATTGATGAAAATAATCGTGACGAAAATAATGTTGACGAAAATAATGTTGACGAAAATAATGTTGATGAAAATAATGATCAAGGAAATAatattgatgataatgaaaACGAAGATGCTAGAACCTTTGAAGATAATGAAAATCAAAATCCTACCAAAGAAAGTAATCGAAATCTTGAAAATGACTGTGATGTTGGagttaattataatatttttgatgtgaGAGTTTGGGATAGTTTAAATTCAAAAATGAAAGATTTAATTGCAATAAAATGGCCAGTAAGAGAAACTAATTTAAGTTATCCAGTAGATAAAGTAGGTAGACGCTTCTCTTGTTTGCATTATGTACGTAATCTACGAAATGGTGATACAAGTGATAGAAAATGGTTGGCTTACTCAAAAGAGGTCGAtaaagtattttgtttttgctgTAAGTTATTTAAGACTGCCACAACTAGAAGTCAACTAGGGAGTGAAGGAATAAATGATTGGAAACATCTTAGTGATACTTTAAAAAAGCATGAAAATAGTTCTGAACATATGATTAATTTAAGAACTTGGTCTGAGCTGCGGTTAAGGTTAagtacaaatcaaacaattgaTAAAAAGTTACAAGAAGTTATTAAAAGGGATACCGAAATTTGGAAAGAAGTATTAGTTAGAATACTTGCTCTTGTTGAATGTCTAGCAACATATAATTTGCCATTTCGTGGTACAAATGAAAAGCTTCATGAAAAATCTAATGGAAACTTTTTAGGAATACTTCAAATGATTGCTAAGTTTGATCCAGTAATGAAAGAACATTTTCGTAgaatagaaaacaaagaaatCCAGTATCATTATCTTAGccataaaattcaaaatgaaTTGATTGAAAT gAACACTGGACTTGATAGAGCTATTATTGAAGCTAAAAAAATTGTTGAAGTCATTGATATTGAACCTGAATTTATTGTTAAACGTGTTTCGTATAGGAAAATACAATTTGATGAGATTCCAAATACTGAAAGAGAACAACAATCTGCTAAAGAAAATTTAAGAACCGATTACTTCCTTGTTTTAGTTGATATGGCTCTTTCACAAATAACTACTAGATTTGAATAA
- the LOC122583771 gene encoding probable receptor-like protein kinase At2g23200, which produces MSSFVNRFGSEIRDEFNRSKNTLGIPYEEIVSATNNFAVENQLAAGSSSSGKWYRAQLPVALLESEEKTMIDILVRELKVTEDAYTEMAIAYYLKHENIGSLLYWTADTVNVFFVYKIEANGSLDEHLHSTAGLTWTQRLSICIGVGRALKYIHDSDFVQPGYYVIHGNIKSSLISLDDSWQPKLQGFELPDATVAQRNTLHLTGKYKGTLQYKDPAYEKSGALTAKSDVFSFGVVLFEVLFGRSASTPPNGDPQADDDWNFAEFARSRWKK; this is translated from the coding sequence ATGTCTTCATTTGTTAACCGTTTTGGAAGCGAAATAAGGGATGAATTTAATAGATCCAAGAACACTTTGGGAATCCCATATGAAGAGATAGTATCAGCTACCAACAACTTTGCGGTCGAAAATCAATTAGCAGCCGGCTCCTCCTCTTCCGGAAAGTGGTACAGGGCACAACTACCAGTAGCCTTGCTGGAATCCGAAGAGAAAACGATGATCGATATTCTAGTAAGGGAGTTGAAAGTGACAGAGGATGCTTATACAGAGATGGCGATAGCATACTATCTCAAACATGAAAATATCGGTTCCCTCTTATATTGGACTGCTGACACAGTTAATGTATTCTTTGTATATAAGATTGAGGCCAATGGTAGTCTGGACGAACATCTTCATTCAACGGCCGGCCTCACATGGACGCAGAGACTCAGCATATGTATTGGTGTCGGACGAGCATTGAAATACATTCATGATTCTGACTTCGTGCAACCCGGCTATTATGTCATACATGGCAACATCAAGAGCTCACTAATCTCACTAGATGACAGCTGGCAGCCCAAGTTACAAGGCTTCGAATTACCTGATGCCACGGTAGCCCAAAGAAATACTCTTCACCTTACTGGTAAATATAAGGGGACCTTACAATATAAGGACCCGGCATATGAAAAAAGCGGAGCTTTGACGGCCAAGTCAGACGTGTTCTCCTTCGGAGTTGTTTTATTTGAAGTCTTGTTTGGGAGGAGTGCGTCTACTCCTCCAAACGGTGATCCGCAAGCCGATGATGATTGGAATTTTGCTGAGTTCGCCAGATCCCGTTGGAAGAAATAA